Proteins encoded within one genomic window of Eurosta solidaginis isolate ZX-2024a chromosome 1, ASM4086904v1, whole genome shotgun sequence:
- the LOC137235505 gene encoding uncharacterized protein, with protein sequence MESNKMNHTTSRDQFKCLVSKMKEHPDIAKNFTRNATNEVEQFWEGVRDDLNSLGPPSKTIAEWKKVWSDFKYAVKKKLAHNKRDMQATCGGENRQQPLTSLEEGVADLAGLNDCVGGIRNAKQFGVPQKKITENTTPINLELTVDDITPSTSKRTREGSNIYTSRDAMDHEFLGNENVENQQNICNARKKKRPEQFDL encoded by the exons ATGGAGAGCAATAAAAT GAACCACACAACCAGCAGGGACCAGTTTAAATGCTTGGTATCTAAAATGAAGGAGCATCCCGATATAGCCAAAAATTTTACAAGAAATGCTACAAACGAGGTAGAACAATTTTGGGAAGGCGTGCGTGATGATCTCAACTCTCTAGGACCTCCATCGAAAACCATTGCAGAATGGAAAAAG GTTTGGTCAGACTTTAAGTATGCAGTTAAGAAAAAGTTGGCACACAACAAAAGAGATATGCAAGCAACTTGTGGAGGAGAAAATAGGCAACAACCGCTAACTAGTTTGGAAGAAGGTGTTGCTGATTTAGCAGGTCTAAATGACTGTGTCGGTGGCATTAGAAATGCAAAGCAGTTTGGAGTTCCTCAGAAGAAAATAACTGAGAATACCACTCCAATAAATTTAGAGCTGACAGTTGATGACATTACTCCATCTACATCGAAGAGAACTCGTGAGGGTAGCAATATATATACTTCACGAGATGCCATGGACCATGAGTTCTTAGGAAATGAAAATGTAGAAAATCAGCAAAATATTTGCAATGCACGCAAAAAAAAGAGACCAGAGCAATTTGATTTATGA